Genomic DNA from Hordeum vulgare subsp. vulgare chromosome 2H, MorexV3_pseudomolecules_assembly, whole genome shotgun sequence:
GATTGTCTTGTGGACGTTCCCATCCGCGGACGCAAGCCACTTGACCTCTGCAGATGTGACGACCTCGGACGTGCACGGTATGACCACTGGAACCGGCCGGTGTTGGCCGCGTgcatcttttttttttctttcggaAAGGCCACAAGCCATATACTTATTAAGTAGCACAAACCCTTACAAAAACACCCGTACAAGAACGGTCTTATAAAAATTGAAATATACATCCAACCCTTCAGGGTACCAAAGTCTTCTTCGTCATGCGCCCACCGGCCACACATCGTGAATAAAACTCGTTGCCAGGACCGGTCCATACATATTTGAGGCCATCGGGCGAGAAAATAAAATTAGGCCTTTGTGGACACAAAAAATCAAAATATATTGTATCTCGAGAGCAATTTAGTAAATAGCATAGATTAATGGTCTTTGAACTAAAACCACATCAGATCTTGTTGTTTTTCCTAACACTACTGAAAGAAAAGTCATCAATGACCAAATGagtatttgtttttttttctcttatttttctgGATCTAAGAAAGAAATATCGCAAAACGTATGTTGTGCTGCTACCTGACGAGGCCCCTACCTCTCACGGGCCCAGGGCAGGCGCCCCGTTGCCCCGGCCTATGGGCTGGCCCTGCTCGTTGCCGTAGCGGATCAAACTTGTTTAAATTAACTAGGAAACACGTAAAAGCAATGACCGGGAGGTCTTCGATATAGACTAGAAGACGTCGATGGCTATTATGTACATCGATCTTATCCTTACAGAGACTTGGTGTATACTCATTGTACGTACCTCGTACATgccatatacttcctccgtttaaaaataactgtctcaactttgtactagctctagtacaaagttatactaagcttgagacagttattttgggacggagggagcatGATTCAATAAAGGTGTCCTATATGCAAAACTACACTGGGATATCATGATGGTATGTATTTTAACATAGGAGACAACGTCAGTATTGAACACGAGGACTTTTCTTATCGGAACCTAAAAGAGTACTGTGAAAATTATTAAATCAAAAATAATAGGAATCCATAAATCCACCATCAACTATATAAGCCAGCAAAATTCTATAGTAGCATGTTTCTCAAAATTATAAAATTACATATTTTAAAAGTACCTTTTCAGATACACATATGCATATGATTTATAAACATCGAATCTGCATCTTTTGAGGGTCAatgaaagtaataaagaaaagcTGTAAAAAAAACTTAGAGCTTTGCTAGCTCTAAACTCAGTTGGAGTTATTTCTAAAAAAAAATTGCGTTTAGTTGGAGTTATATCTTAAATAAGATGACTGCGAGTGCCAGTCTCAAACCTGCCGTTTCCCTGCAGACATGTACTATTTTGTATTTGGTGCTAACATGGCTGCACAATTAGATTAGGAATTCATAATTCGCCATCGACTAGGTTGTCAGCAGAACACATGGcagatcatcaggcataataaaatatataaataaCCAAGTTCTTGAAAACACATAAAGTGACAAAAAATTAAACAGAAAGAAACAAACATTCCCGAAAGGCAATAAGTGTTTAGGAAGCAATAAAAGAAACATTTAGAATATTATTGCCGAAAAAAAACTTAGCACATTTTTATAATATAGAATTCTTGATTaaaagaaaaattaaattcaaCAAAATGCGCAATTAATTTAAGAAAATGAAGAAAATCTGAAAAAACTTTAGGAACTATCATTTTATAAATTCTCTAGTTAGTAAAGCAATGAATATAGTGCTTCCTAAAATAAAAAAGAGCAGACTGGTACAATATAAACTTTGAAACTCAATCTCCATCTAATTATATAGTCTACTTAAAACtgatctttttttccttttgtaatACTAGATATAGAATTGATTACATGGATGCAACTTGTACGATGTACGATATGATCCATGCCACAGCTAGATAGTCTCTTCCATAAACGCCAGTGGATAACGATGATTCTGTTCTTTAGAATAATTTGCAGTTTATGCAAAAAAGTGTACTTACTATAGCAACTTATTTAAATGACGAACCTGCAGCAATAAACGAAAAAGCTGACAGTACAAACCCAACAACAAGAACTTGTAGCATTATCAGCAATAACCACTAGCCTGGCAATTCACTATCCTGGAAAATACAATTCATTAAACTAGAAAATTACTTCCAAAATAAGAGTTCTCACATCGTTTTTAAGCATGAACCTATCTCTGTGGATAACCTGTTTCACTTGATTCTTAAGCATAATCTGCCGCTGTCTAGTTCATCAGAATTTTGGTTGTTTCAAAGGAAAAATGAACCGGGCCTTGAGCCTGATTAGGACGagcattttttttgccttttcggtGTTGGGGAGCCTCCCCGGCTCAATGATCATCGTGTATAAGTTTCTTTCTACCAAAAATGCATGGAAATATAGCTTTTATATCTCATAAGAAATGATTTCTCACAACTAAAGAAACCGTAGGTAATAGAATAAAATAACTCATTAATCCATGAATGACATAATGGTAAGACGTACGGGTCAAAGCTGGGCACACAATTGTATTGCCAGGGATGTATTCAACGTAAACATACAAGTTTTGTGCAATTCCCGGGATTATTTGCATGGTACGCCATAATGGAAAATACGGAGGCTTTATTTTATATAAGACTGGGCACACATTACTTCAGTGATACAATCGATTGTTTCCTTGTTTGTACACACATGCAGTGTCCTAACATTACAAGAGAACCGAACGCAGCGCCAGCAACATGTAATACGCACTAGTTCCAGATACATTTTGCTCGATACATAAATGAGAAAATGCATATTTAACTCTATTTAATTTGATCACATATAGAGATGTGCAGCCAACCGTGGTGTAGCTTGCAGAACAAGGGGTTCAGCTAGTGCAAGGCCGGCATTGCCTTCTTGGAGACTGATACTTTTAACGCCGGGAAGCTTTCTCCAAGTGAATCCCTGCAACATCCTTGCGAACAACATCATCGTGATAGAGGTACCAAGTGAAATCCCAGGAcaacccctcctcccactgctaaATGAAATGAAACGTAGGCCTGGATCAGTGAGAAGTACATTCGCGGTGTTCAAATGCCTCTCGGGCTGAAACTCCAATGGTTCAGTCCAGATCTTGGGATTGCGGCCAAGCCCAAGCCGGCTTATAAGCATGTGGCTATCTTTGGGGATGGTGTAGCCAGCAACAGTTGTGTCCGCCATGGCGACATGGGGTACATTAAGAGCATGGTATGGGTGTATGCGAAAGGCCTCCCGGATGCACGATTTGAGATAGTTTAGCCGAGGAATGTCAGACTCTTCAACTAGTCTATCTTTACCAACAACAGTGTCGAGTTCCTTAGTCGCTTTTTTCAAGATCTCTGGCGCGTTCATCATCTCAGCGAGTGCCCACTCAACCGCATTAGATGGGTTATCGACTGCTGCAAACATCATTTCCTACACCCATAGATGTGAGAATAAATATAGTAATCAGTATAACGCATGAGAAAAAAGTCAATACATGTATAATATGGATCGAAGAACAATGAATGAAATCTTTATTGAGGTTAAGACGACATACTAACCGCTGTTTGTGCCCTAATGTCTTGTAGGGACAACAATGGTTGTCCCTCTGCATCTTTAAGATGAACCAGGACATCCAGAAAGTCTCTGGCCTCTTTCTTTTCATCACATTTCTCAAGTGTAGACGACCTTTCGCGGATCCGCTCCTCTATAATTGGATCATGCAACCGGTTGATTGTTTGCATGGCATCCTTGGAAACCTTTTCGTGGCCATCCAGGTCGAGGCCTATGAGGGCTGGGAAGTAGTCGGACACGCAAAAGCTGTAGAGATGGTTTAGGGCCATGAAGAGAGCGGCAACATGTGCCACCTCGTCATGTCCAGGCCCACTACTGGATGAAGGTGGTAGGTCATTGAAGTATCTTTTACCGAACACAAGCCTTCTTATCATGTTACCAACGAAGTGTTGGGTTACATGACGGATGTTGACAATGTTGTTTGGACATGCCATGTCGCTGCAATGAGTTTTATTAATGTACCTCACGAGGTGGTCGTACTCCTCTTTCCGGAGGTGGTGGAGCTTTCGCTCCATGGACGAGGTGAGGATCTCAGCAGTGAGGACGCGCCTCATCTTCTTCCAGTGGTCTCCGTGTGGTGAGAAGATGGAGCCCTTGTACCCGAAGCTGAATATGCCGGAGGCGAAGGTGGTGGGACGGGAGGCAAAAACTTCATCATTTTTGCGTAGTACCTCAGAGGCCATCTGTGGGCATGCCACAACAATGACATGAGTAGCTCCGAGACGGAGGCACATGATGTCGGTGTTCATCTCCTTGAGCATGCCATGGATCCATCGGAATACCGCCGGCTTGTTCAGAATCACCTGATGCAGGTTACCGATGATGGGTAGCGCCGCAGGCCCCGGAGGCAGCCTGCCTGGCCGCCCCCCTTGCTTCTGGGACAATAGCACTCTTGTAATTTTCAAGAGAAAATACACCAGCATGGTGGCCATGATAACCAGAGTACCAAGAGTCATATTGCATAAGCTGGTTGGGATGTTATATATGAAGTAGGATAGAAGGCAATTTGTGGAACTGATCGGTGATGGACAGATGTTGTGTTTGAAGACACTCTTCTTGCTTCGTGCATCTATGCTAGTTAGTTCTGCTGGTATTTATAGGACAAGCTGGGGAGCTAGCATCCTTGGCGTACATAATAATTATTTAACCAGTTAGTGACTTCTTTCATTGCCCCACGTGGCCACATACTCATCATACAATTTAGAGAGCAAATTAGACTCCACTTACTTTTGTTTAGACAAATGGATAGAGAGCAAATTAAGTGAATGTTGGCCACTCAGTTCGAGAAGTTCTTCACTTGATCATCACCAAAAGCTCTTCCAATCGGCATAGTAAGAGAAGGACTTTGCTGAGCTTGCTCACATGGAGTCTTTCCTCCATTCGGATTTCGCTAGCCTATGGTGAGAAGGAACCATGAGAGTTTTATGGAAATCCATCCCATTCCAGAGTGTCACAGGCATACAAAGATTTAAAATTTCTTTTGTATCGATTGATGCACACAACCATTTATTATTACAAAGTTTTAACGTCAGAAGTAAGAGCATGTACAGCCGGGCGCGTCATATCCGTCTCAAATACCCGGACAGATGCCTGGATGACTGATCAGTAAAGGAAAAGCGGGCCAGCCAAAATCTCCGTACCCGCTCTAAACACCCGGGCTAACCGGAGGCTGCCTTATCCAATTTACATGTAGGACGGATATAAGGAGACCTGGACGCGTTCGGGTGTGTCCGCTATGTTGGATCCGGACCATGCTGGTCCATCCCGACTCCATATATATTTGGCTCCATCCGTTTGCCGAACCAAACCATAGCCACTCAATTCCACTCTTATCCCCTTGCCTCTGTCTCAAGCTCACTTTCGGGGATCTCCGGCCTTCTCCGACATGTCGGACGGCGGATCTGAGTCCTCCATCACCAGATCTGCGAACTAGGACTTCATCCCAGCCGGGCAGGACGAGGAGATGGCCGCACACATTAGGCTCCACCACGCCCGCAAGGAGAACGCCCGACAAACAGTCAGACTTGATCTGGCGGGAATCCGTAGTGTCAGCCCAAATGGCGCTTGGATCGAGCGCGAGGTTGCGTTACCGTTGCCTCGCCTGAGGCAGTGCACTCTCTTAGGTGTCCCAATACCATAGAGGTGTAGCCCGTTCATTGGCATGCCGACGACGAGGCCTTCCGTGGCCTGTCCTCATCTGAGACTAATATGGCGATGTGTGCCCATCGTGTGAGGTAGAGGGAGCGGGACGCCACGGCAGCCTTCCCGGCGGACATCGGCGAGGCGGAGTCACACTCTCCAGTGCCGATACAGGTGTCCGGCAATCCCGGGCACCGCAACAACGTTATACTGGACGTTTCGGCCTGCGACCACGATAGATCGAAAATCAACCTCACTTTGACCAGCAATGTGTAGGCGACGACTCCGTCAAAGAAGAATAGGGCATGGGAGATGGTGGTGCATCAGAGTCCCGTGAACCGGTATCTGTCCCATGTCCTACTTATCATGTAATTGTATGAATTTGAGTATTCATAATTGAGCTATTTGGTTGTGGAAATGTCAATTTAAAGTCTGACCGGAACTGTCTCGGCGCGTATACCGACATTTGCGGGTTCGAATTTGTTGTATACTTGTATCCAGCCGTAGATGCTCTAAATGTTATTTACTTCGATCCAATATAAACATCATAACTTCGAACTAAGGTTAGGGACTAGAGGAATTAAGAAGAACACGGGCTAGCAGAACCCGACAAAAGTAAACTCCTGGGTAAGTACCATCACTAAAATGTGTTATTCATGGGAGACAACCTAGGCAACAGCTCCTGGTCGCCGTCTCTTGGCCATGCCAAAATGTGGTACTGACGCCAGTTTCTGTGGGTGTCTCCGTCGACCCGTACGTTCACTGTCCGGATCCACACCCCACACACGAGCACCAGCCTCAGGTAGCGCGCGATGCACCAGTGTCCGGATCCATTCTCTTCCACACGAGCACCAGCCTCAGTACTGTGCTTCCATGAGCATTCCGGAGATGTTGACTAGTTATTGCACATGCATATTGCTGGCTAATTCACATGCATGCATAGCTCGTGTGATACGTGATTTATGGGCAAACAATCGGAATCCAATTACCCTTTCTCCGATAATAGTACCGTCGATCATTCTGACCCCCATCTTCTTGAGTGAACATCACATAACTAAAGGTTTGAGACTGGATTTTCTGCTCTCGACTCTACAATAGCCGAGTTagcattttttctgaaaaaacgttGTCAAACCAAATAATGGCACAAAAAAAAGTGTATTCCATAGGAAAGAAGTATTGCCACTAGTGAAGAAGACAGCTTCCTAGGTCAGGTTTGGTTTTGGGTGGGCGGTCGGACCAGGTGGCGTGGCTTCTAATGGGCATATGCCAATAAATTTTAAGTCATTTTACAGTGCATCCagtcgatatggaccgtccgtcgGAGCGAATTCGACGGCCCAGATCCGATGCAATATATAGACTTCAGGTGTATTATATCTGACCCCGAGGGGCATCTTCGGGAGAAGATATATTTTGAACTGTCAACGGTTTCCCTCTTAAATATTTCGAGGGCATTTTTGGTATCAATTTCAGGGGTATTTTCGGTTTGATTTTTATCCCATTCGCTAGGTTTTCGCCGCGGCAAGGTGTTGGCAagatcctcgccggcggggaggggccgTGACAAgatcgccgacggggaggggccggCTGGGAGTGTCGGAATAGGATCTTGCCGCGGCCCCTCCGCGCCGGCGAGGATCCTCCCGCCCCTCCCTCCGTCCACCCGAATTCCCTCATGCTCTCAGCGACGTGCAAAACTCTCCGCcagatctcgtcgccggccatgttgcACCCCAAGTCGTTCAAACCTCGTCCGTGCCACCCCGCAAGCGACATGGCAGTGTCGTCGTCGAGGGCGCCATATCTGCAGCCTCTACAGGGCAGGCACGCGAATCCGCTGCTGTTTGTGATTCTGGGGAGGCCTGCGCCTGCCCGGTAAGGCAAGGTCTCTAGTATCACAGGCAAGAAAGTGAGCTTGAGTGCAACCCTGCCAACACCTCGTCCGGTTATGCCGGCCAGAGCAACACCGAGGATGCCCGTGGACAACTATGCTACTACCGCGTCCAACTTGTTCTACGAAATGGGCAAAAGGTATGAAACTTTTTTAACTTGTCCCTTTATACATCATTTACGTTTGTTGTTCAATTATAAGTCATAATTGTAGGGACGACTTGCACAATGCGACTGTCGAGTTTGTGAACTTGTTGGCTGACAACACCATCGACATCGAGCAAGCACCAATCGGTTATTATGGTTATAGTGACTTGGATGGTGGCGTGCGTCATTATGGTGAGGAAGACAAGGTGGCGTTCGACCAAGAACTAGCAAAAGAAAGGtgaagatccaaaaactaaacttCATTGGATAATCAAATCTTTACCGAGGCATGGAAAGTTGTGCCTCTTGAATGACGTCCTTTAGTGGCTTGATCGAAAACTATGGCTTAATTTGTGCGCAAATTATGTTTGATTTTTTAAATTTGCTGCAAATCAGCCGAATTGATGTCACATTTTACAGTTTGTGGGTTGGCAAGGGCCGCGGTAGAACAGAACCCACATCACAAATATTCTATTTTACGGTTCCGCGATGTAGGTTCTGTTCTACCGTGGCTCTCGCCATCCCGTAACAAGCGTTTTTTGCGAACTGTTAACAAGAATCATATATAGTTTCAAGATTATGATCaccaacacatgtgagctgattaTTCCTAGCACTTCTTGAACAATAATAAAAGATGGATGTCCTAATCTTGCATGCCACTATTCTGAAGAAAGTTTGATGTCACGACAAACTTGTTTATTGAAGCTTCTAAATTTGGGAATCAATGGGTAGAGCCCATGCACACATATACCTCGTAGAGAATGTTCCTCGTGACCTGATCTCGGATCAAAAGGAAATAGGGGTAAAACTCCAAAAATACTTTATTGTCAAGAGAAATACAATGAACAGAAAGGAGATATTTATTTCAAGCAAAGGATTGTAACCAATATTATTGAAGTTTTACAACTTGACTCATCCGCAATGGACTAAGAACGCGGCTCAGAAACCTTCTTCGGGACTAAAACCCAACACCCTACTCTATCGCTTTATGGCCAAGTGTACACTCCACATGTAAGAATGAACCACACCGCTGGACTAACTCCTTGAATCTTCGTCATCTTCAACCGCAGCTGCATCTGATAGCCTAGCATGCTACTGCTTGAACCTTTTCTTGTATTTCCTTTTGTTGTAGGGTGAATTGACAAGCACAACAGGTAGCTCTCTTCTGAACTTGTCGATGTAGGCCTGCATGCGAGGATATGTTAGTATCGTTCCATAAGTTTCAGCAAATGACACAATTTTAGGTGTTACTCTACGTACTTGGTCATATTGCATCCTTAGTTTTTCTCCCGTAAATAATTCGATGTTCTTCAGCATGTACAGTGCACTGcaacattttattttgttagatcAGCATTTCTGATATTAACAatctaaaacaaaacaaaaattaatATTGTTGACTGACCTCTCATCGCCTTTTGGCACTATAATATTCCAAAAATTGCTTTCTATCCCATTGATTCATATTGCTGCTCTTAGATATGCTTTCATCCCACGTACCTGCAAGCCCAATGGGATGAGAAGTTGCCTACGACTAATACTTTCATACGATGTTAAATCATTTGTTATAATTAAATATGTTAAAATTCTCATCACGTTATTTACTTCCCTGGGTACCATACAGTAGAAAAGTGAATCAAGAACCTGAATCTCCTTCCTTATGGGGTTTACAACCACAAGGAACCAGTGGACATTTAAACCGCGAGTAGGTAGGAAAACCTGGAGTGCACTGATAATTAGATCAACGTGTATAGTAATAAAAAAGATCTATTCTACGTCTGGTTAAAATACCATATCATGTTTCAGGTAGCTGGTGCCTTGTGTTGTTCCAGGAATGCCTGCCAAAGCGTCCTCGTAGCACTTCTCTATTCTACCATCTCTTTCGAGCTTAGCGACGCCGGCCACCCTCTCAATGTAAACCAATTGGCCGTCCCTTGTGCCAATTGGTTCATCATGACGCATAATCTGGATCGCATCATCAACCACCTAAAACAATAATCAAGTTAATTGTATTGTACAAAAATGAAACTTCATAAACTAATTTGTGAAATATCTTACTTCGTCACCCAACCATGGGACGGAAGTTGATTCATCTTTTTGGGTGATGCATTGCAAATGCTTCGTTAGCACGACAATGTCATCAACTAAGACCATTTCACGATTTGCAGTCTTGATCAGTGATGCCACGAAATCCTGTCAAACCACGTCTAGCTACTCCCTCTGGGTTTCAGGAACTTCTGACCTGTTTTTTAAGTTGCTAGAGCCGATTTTCCTCTTTTTATTGTTTTTGTCCTCGGAATCATTTGTAGACTCTGATGGAgtcttgttttttccttttttattctcAGTAGAGTACGAAACATACTTGTCATTCTTAAATAATTGCAATGCCATCCTTTTTTTCGCCCCCAGGATTTGGTGGTGTCGATTCAACCACACTTACTTCTTGCTGCTTTTGAAAGGATTCATCATGGTTGTCCTCATCTGTGAATGCACGGGCTCTTCAGGCTCTCGCGATCCCGTAGCCTTCACA
This window encodes:
- the LOC123429105 gene encoding tyrosine N-monooxygenase-like; protein product: MTLGTLVIMATMLVYFLLKITRVLLSQKQGGRPGRLPPGPAALPIIGNLHQVILNKPAVFRWIHGMLKEMNTDIMCLRLGATHVIVVACPQMASEVLRKNDEVFASRPTTFASGIFSFGYKGSIFSPHGDHWKKMRRVLTAEILTSSMERKLHHLRKEEYDHLVRYINKTHCSDMACPNNIVNIRHVTQHFVGNMIRRLVFGKRYFNDLPPSSSSGPGHDEVAHVAALFMALNHLYSFCVSDYFPALIGLDLDGHEKVSKDAMQTINRLHDPIIEERIRERSSTLEKCDEKKEARDFLDVLVHLKDAEGQPLLSLQDIRAQTAEMMFAAVDNPSNAVEWALAEMMNAPEILKKATKELDTVVGKDRLVEESDIPRLNYLKSCIREAFRIHPYHALNVPHVAMADTTVAGYTIPKDSHMLISRLGLGRNPKIWTEPLEFQPERHLNTANVLLTDPGLRFISFSSGRRGCPGISLGTSITMMLFARMLQGFTWRKLPGVKSISLQEGNAGLALAEPLVLQATPRLAAHLYM